GTTGGTATGAAGCTCATTGCTAAATGTATTATTTTAGAGCAATATAATGCTGATAGCTGAATTTTCTCTGGTGGCAATTTCTGTATTTCCCCATAAATTTGATTACCAGATCAAACAGAATCTCAAATTCTGTTTTGTCATGACAACTTTTTTCAGCTCAAGAATTGGAGAAGGATTTACATGGTCCAGCAGCAGATTCTCTACCTTCTGAGAAAAAACTAGTAatctttgacaaaatttttacaGCATACCATGAAGCCAGGAGCTGCATTCGTAGTGACTTGGTAAGGGTCATTGTGATGATGGCAATTACTTTTTCTAGTCTACTTCTGGTTTGGTTCAATTTATTTTGTTCCTTTCTTACTGATATTCTTTACATACATTCTAGGTCAGTGCAGGTAATGCTGAAAATGTGAAAGACGACTTAAATGGACTCGATAAAGCTGTTAGTGCTGTATTAGGGCAACGAACCATTGAGCGGAATCAGTTGCTGGTTAACATTGCAAAGAATAAACTCACTAGGCATCGAGATGaccaaaatgagaaaattactAAACCTGAAGAACTTGTTCGCTTATATGATCTCTTATTACAGGTTAAAAATCAATCTATTTGTGTATTTCTGTTATGCCCTGATGTATGTAAAgctgttttctttttaactgCTGAATCTATTTGCTGCCCCTACCTTTGGGCATATAGTAATTTTTGTGTCTGTTGATTTTATCTATGGCAGAATACAGCTGATCTATCTGATTTGGTTAGTTCTGGAAGAGATAGAAAGCCTGAAGAAGTAGCTTTTGCCAAAGAATGTGAGCTTAAAAGTCTGGCTTTTCAAGCAGAGAGGTTTGAATTTGTCTTTGTATTAGGCAAATGTGGTCTGTTTAATATTCATCTTAAGATTTATGGCCTTTCTAATAACAAAATTAGTGAGGGCCTTTATTTATAGTTACTTTGGGTGTCAAGGAATTTTCTTCTGCCTGTCTCTATTCATAGGACTCCATTTTGGCAGGTGCTTTTACTTGGCAAAATCATACAGTTTGGCTGGAAAGAGAGCAGAAGCTTATGCGTTGTACACTCGCACTCGCCATCTGGTTGAAAATGCCCTGCAGAAATTTAAATCTTGGAACAGTGATCAGgtctgtttatatttttaattttaacaacacTTAGTGTTATTtctcatttcttctttttcctgcATTGAATTAAGTGCAGTTCCCTGATGATTATTATCTAAGTAAATCTGTATTTATTATATTGGTATGTATACCTGACATCCTTGGTATTGACAACTGTCTCTAGgttatactagaaaaatattcttactgtctaattttttttgattACTTGTTTTAGCAAATAACCATGTTTCTGGTATGCCCATTTGTTGATTCCTCATTTTTGGAGAATTTTTGCACAACATATCTGCATGTTGATGCTTGTTGGTTTTGGGttcaaattttggatatatCAGCAACAGATGATTGTTAACGAATTGATGACATTACACAAAGAAAGCAGATCTGACATTTGCATAGAGCATGCAATGGGGATTATGGAGCAAGAAAAGGCTCCTGAGAAGTTGTCTGAAAAAATTTCTACCATGTCTCTAGACGGAGCAGGAAAAAAGGTACCGTATAtgcccccccaaaaaaaaagtaactATGTTCAAAACccaattaaaaatgaaagaaatgatgTTCCTTATTATAATATGCTATATCACATTTGTTTTGGATGCTCCACCATACCAAAGATGGACTGAAGATTTATGGTTGTTCTTAGTCAGACTGTATTCTATATGATGCTTTTGTACTGATGGGTTTTAAACTGAACATGTTTATGTGGAGAACCTCATGCCTATAAGGATATATGAACTCGGTCATAAATTTTAGCGTGTAATTCTGAATTTCCCTTTATTATGCTGATTCTATTTCTCTTCAGGTGGAGAAACATCTCGTGGAGAAACTAGATCTATATGAATCTGCCGTTGGTGACTCAAATGTGAAAGTTGTTCCACGCATTGCAGCCTTCCCTCCAGCATTCCAATCAATACCTCGAAATCCTATTGTTTTAGACCTTGCCTACAACTGTATTGAATTCCCATCTCTTGAAAACAGGATGAAGAAAGACAGGAAGGGCTTTATTAGTAGGCTGTGGCGATGAGTTTCCTTTATGAGGATTTGATTTGTTGGTCTGGTCAGGAAAAAGATATTACAGATGAAACACCATAAATCAGGTTGCCTTAATTTTCAGATAGTGTACTCTCATATCAAAAGCTGAGAAATTTTGAATCTGCTTTTGTGGATAAAACAGATTCTCGATAATTGCCTAGAATTCTAGGTTGTGTTTGATGTTAAAATCTTGGGCTTACTAGAATTTGGAAATCAACAAGTTGAAGTGGGAACCAAagtatcttttattttttcaagtacTTAGGCTGATTTGAGATGGAAGGAAAAGGAACAAATATCTTGAGTTAAATTCCAGGAATATACATTCATCCTTTTGAAATGGGATCTGTTTGGCATTTTCTGGTGGCAAAATCATTTTGATCGAGTTGTGCTccataaatttagtttttcttcatttaagcTATGCTTTCAGTATTGACACTAGTGACCAAGGGGATAATGGGTGCCTTTTTATGTATCTTTCTGCCCTTGATAGTACAAAAGTTACCATATGATTCCCACTCACCAAGTCAAACGGCAAACATTTCTGGCTTTTGAACATCACgtagatataataaaatctcCTAAAACTAATTACTCCTAATGCATTGTCAATGAAGTTAATTTGCTCATCTGGGAGTGAAAACAAGATCACTTTCACCGTTTGAGCTTCAAAGGCCTGTAAAACATTATCGAAATACTTAGTCTCAAGTTTTCAACTGTAGAAGCCAGGTAAGGTTAACATCCTTCTATTTTTCATGTGCACAAGTAATACAAAACTTTAATGAGTTTAGAGAGAATAAGATTCAAACTTTGTTCCGATAAACTGTGTGATATGCAAGCCAATGCAACCAAGATGTTTATGAGTTAGAAGGTAAAGCATTAGGATCCAAATGCCAAGAGTCTTCTGAGACACCATATTGGCTAATTTCAGGCACTTTAAAAGCAGGTATTCGATGTGAGAAACTCAGCATCTCTGCTTGTAAAACCGTGCGGACAATATCAAACCCATTATCCCGTTGCCTCTGGAAGAAAGTCGCATAATTCTCCACCTTCACCAGCTTGGCTATTCTCATCCCATCTTCATTAAACAATTCTGAAAGAATTTCGACAACAAAATACTCACAATTTCGGTAATCATTTTGGTTCCACTCATTATTCCAATTCTTGTACATTGCCCAAACCTCACCTTTCTTTGGGTAAATAATAAAGTATGGCTTGGGTAGAGATCTTTGGGGCTCAATAAGAATGGAAACATAAGATGGTTCCAGGATGACACTGGTTTTGCAAAGTTCAAACAAGCCACACACAATGGGGaggttttttttcttccacTCGATATCATGACGAAGAACTGGAAGAGGTTCTAACAATGTGACAGACACTTGCTTTTCAGAAATTACACCGTTTATCTGGATGTATTGTCGTGGCATCGAATCCTTTGCACAAAATACAGACCATACTTGACCTGCACAAAAATCATTTGGCGACCACTTATGCTTCAAAGTTTTGCTGTCTGGATACGATCCCAGAGAAGGTAGTTGTTTCTGAGGAGTGAAGTGAGTTGAAACATTTATGTTCCTCTTCTTTAGGATTATTTGAGTGTCAGTGGCAACAACCATTCCATCAGGCAAAGCCAACTGGTCAAGTTCAAAGACTGCCTTACCATCTCCACCCATAATCCTGTATGCTGGAATATTGTGAGAGAAACTGTACAAATTATTGGAAGGGATCTGACAAACAGTAGGACGAAGTTCTATTGTTTGTCTCTCAAAGACACTCCTGAAACCATCTCGCTTCATCAAATACACAATATCCGCacctgaaaattttgaaaaatcagaCAGCATTTCAACCAGATGAAATTTGCATTCTTTAAGACATTTAGGATTGTAGGCACATTCATCAGGGTTCCAATTCTCATATACAGCccaaatttcacctttttttgGGTAAATCTCAAACTGATTCTCTGTCAGTGAATGAAATGGGGAGCATTGATGGGAAAAAACCATTGGTCTTACCACATCATTTCTCTCCGGACTTAGATCAAAGGTCCCACAACCGACAGGTAAGCCAGAAAAATACCATGTTTTCTCATTTGAACTACCAATTTTTGGTTTCAGCCATGTAACAATGAGGTCAAAATTGTTATTGCTGTTGACAAGAGCATAGCGATAAGGAACACTTGCTTGATAATAAGTAGCCCAGATCTGTCCCGCCCTGAGGAACTCCACTTTTCTGTCATTTTCAAAGTTGTAAAATTCCTGGTTAAGCCTTGGCAAAGCTAAGGATGCTTGATGAGTAATTATATCATCTTGCTCATCCACGTCATGATAAGGTAACACACATGGCTCATGATTTCCACTCTTTTCAGAAGTCACTTCCATTGAGACACCTTCTATGCTCCCCGTGCCCAGAATTTCGCTAGAAGAAACAGTGTGACACTTAAACGTCAGCTGACCAGCCAAAGAAGCATCCTGCTGGAAATAGTATTCAGAACGTTTTCCTCTGTCAGATAGGTTGGAGAATGCATTCTGGAGAAATTGTATTGCCAATTCAGTGCCTGGAAATTCATCCTTAATGACCTGCAATGAAGTGAGGAGCTTCTGATATTGAAAAACAGTATCAGAGTGTGTGACAGAGGGCATAAAGAGATGATGAACGCAGAAGTCATCAATCTCACAATCTGATAACTCAAAACCAGCAGCCAATATTAGTATGTCACAGACATTCAACATTGAATCAATGTAATCTAGTGTTGGACAAAGCTGCTGAGCTATGAGTAACTTTTCTCTGGCACTGACGTATTCTTCATTCAGCATCATTGATTGGGCAACGCACTTTTCCTGCAGGGCCTTCAACTTATCATCATTCATCCTCCAATTATTCTGCATCCTTACAATTCActtattcaattttcaaaatcccAAGTTTTCTATGTCGAAAACAAGCAAAATATTTACCAAGCTTTTACAGTTTCATCTTCAAATCAAACGACACTGAATCCACCGTGCTGAGATATAACTGTGAAATCAAAATtccaaagaaaattgaagaatCAAACATTAAGATCATACATTACAGAAAAGAGCAAGCATAAAAATAGTCAGCTTTTCGGGTTATAAATGCATTCACAAGTGAAAAATGGATGTCCTGGTTAAAGAGCAGaaaccatttttcttttcaactttCACTCACCAACAAATGCacgaaaaaaaatgaaattaaaaaattaaaattaaaatcaagccATATGTAAACTGCGAAGAATggaatttgaaaataacaagGCAGACTTACTGAGTTCAGTCACCAACCTTTATTAATCTTAAGCTCAGACTTCCAACATTTTCTTCAACAAAACGGCGCAGGCATGGGATGGAGGATGGAACAGACGAAAGGGTGCTTCCTTCTGTCAGCTCCTCTAGTGGAGCGTGTGTAGCACGTATTCCACCAGAGAGTGTgatattacaaaaatatcacaatcaCTAAACGCTGTCGTCCTGCAAAGTCAAAGTAATATAGAGGAAGAAAAAGGCGggtgatatatttatttatttttgttggtttGTATGACCGCCATGAAAGTTCGCAAATAGTAACCACTTCAACAAACAAAAGCTCCTTCAATTGCGGCCATTTAAACAATGCACAACACACACGGGGAAAATTTGCAATCAAAACacaattctatttttttctcttttcagcCACaacgaagaagaaaaaaaatttctctgaATTGCTTCAACAATGCAGTTTGCCAAACTCGATGATTCACCCATGTTTCGGCAACAGGTGCTATTTTTGTTTCCGTATTTTgtcttttgaaattttcaattacatCCATTTTGTGAGATTTCCgcagagagaagaaaaaaggatTTATTTTGTACCGCGTGCCGGTGAGAATTAGTCtaatcaattatttttgtaatatactGAGCATTTTGatggaagaaaaacaaataaactttgAACGGAACCTCAGGTGTTTAATTTGTTAGCATTGTACAATTATTGTTTCATTGGTCTCTTCTAAGTTGAATGAGCgaaatatgattgattttcAGCCACTTTACAagttaaattaaagattaaagtTTCTTTTAGTGCGTCTGTTCAGTTTTAGTTGCTGCAGAAAGTATGGCATACTGATGTAGTGTTTGGTGAATAGATACAATTGATGGAGGAAAGTGCTGACGTATTGAGAGGGCGATGTTTAAGGTTTTACAAAGGATCACGCAAGTACACGTAAGCCTATTCAGCGTTCATTTATCTCTTCAATCTTTTTGTTGAtcatatataatcttttaatatcaaacttttatttcGACATGAATAAACTGTCTGCTGAATATATGTTGATACTCGTAAAATAACTAGTAAATATTTCTAAtacaaagaaattataaatgattGGAGAGGGAAAACACCAAATTGTATGAACTTTTCACCACTGAGCGATTATGAGTGGGGTTTTTCTTTTGATCTTGAATATCGGACAGCTATtagaattaaaagattttttttggtttaatgtaATTACTCATTAGAATCatgtcttttcttttccatataTATCATACGGCATGTCCCATCCAAAAAGCTTCTTTAAGCCGGGATTGTTTGAAGGTCAAAAGCTAAAGATGGTAGTAAATAGCTTATGTTTAGTCAGCAAAATTAGTGGACTGAAGCTCATCTTGTTTTTTCACTGTATTGTTTTTCCTgcaattttcatgtttttggaAGATCTTAGATGCTTAGTTACTCATAATCATCAGAGAAGCACTCGGGGAAGCTT
This sequence is a window from Mangifera indica cultivar Alphonso chromosome 5, CATAS_Mindica_2.1, whole genome shotgun sequence. Protein-coding genes within it:
- the LOC123216812 gene encoding LOW QUALITY PROTEIN: signal recognition particle subunit SRP68-like (The sequence of the model RefSeq protein was modified relative to this genomic sequence to represent the inferred CDS: inserted 1 base in 1 codon); protein product: MSKANEASSMEIEDPRSHNSDKIXPKFSINVLQLLKSAQMQHGLRHGDYTRYRRYCTARLRRLYKSLKFTHGRGKYARKSITESTVTEVRYLHMVLYTAERAWSHAMEKRQLPDGPNARQRIYLIGRLRKAVKWATLFSNLCAIKGDSRTSLEAEAYASYMKGNLLFEQDQNWDTALKNFKSARAVYEELGKYGDVETQVLCRERIEELEPSIRYCLHKIGASNVQASELLQIGEMEGPALDLFKAKLEAVMAEARSQQAASLTEFHWLGHRFPITNAKTRVAILKAQELEKDLHGPAADSLPSEKKLVIFDKIFTAYHEARSCIRSDLVSAGNAENVKDDLNGLDKAVSAVLGQRTIERNQLLVNIAKNKLTRHRDDQNEKITKPEELVRLYDLLLQNTADLSDLVSSGRDRKPEEVAFAKECELKSLAFQAERCFYLAKSYSLAGKRAEAYALYTRTRHLVENALQKFKSWNSDQQQMIVNELMTLHKESRSDICIEHAMGIMEQEKAPEKLSEKISTMSLDGAGKKVEKHLVEKLDLYESAVGDSNVKVVPRIAAFPPAFQSIPRNPIVLDLAYNCIEFPSLENRMKKDRKGFISRLWR
- the LOC123216811 gene encoding uncharacterized protein LOC123216811 isoform X3, yielding MQNNWRMNDDKLKALQEKCVAQSMMLNEEYVSAREKLLIAQQLCPTLDYIDSMLNVCDILILAAGFELSDCEIDDFCVHHLFMPSVTHSDTVFQYQKLLTSLQVIKDEFPGTELAIQFLQNAFSNLSDRGKRSEYYFQQDASLAGQLTFKCHTVSSSEILGTGSIEGVSMEVTSEKSGNHEPCVLPYHDVDEQDDIITHQASLALPRLNQEFYNFENDRKVEFLRAGQIWATYYQASVPYRYALVNSNNNFDLIVTWLKPKIGSSNEKTWYFSGLPVGCGTFDLSPERNDVVRPMVFSHQCSPFHSLTENQFEIYPKKGADIVYLMKRDGFRSVFERQTIELRPTVCQIPSNNLYSFSHNIPAYRIMGGDGKAVFELDQLALPDGMVVATDTQIILKKRNINVSTHFTPQKQLPSLGSYPDSKTLKHKWSPNDFCAGQVWSVFCAKDSMPRQYIQINGVISEKQVSVTLLEPLPVLRHDIEWKKKNLPIVCGLFELCKTSVILEPSYVSILIEPQRSLPKPYFIIYPKKGEVWAMYKNWNNEWNQNDYRNCEYFVVEILSELFNEDGMRIAKLVKVENYATFFQRQRDNGFDIVRTVLQAEMLSFSHRIPAFKVPEISQYGVSEDSWHLDPNALPSNS
- the LOC123216811 gene encoding uncharacterized protein LOC123216811 isoform X2, with the translated sequence MNDDKLKALQEKCVAQSMMLNEEYVSAREKLLIAQQLCPTLDYIDSMLNVCDILILAAGFELSDCEIDDFCVHHLFMPSVTHSDTVFQYQKLLTSLQVIKDEFPGTELAIQFLQNAFSNLSDRGKRSEYYFQQDASLAGQLTFKCHTVSSSEILGTGSIEGVSMEVTSEKSGNHEPCVLPYHDVDEQDDIITHQASLALPRLNQEFYNFENDRKVEFLRAGQIWATYYQASVPYRYALVNSNNNFDLIVTWLKPKIGSSNEKTWYFSGLPVGCGTFDLSPERNDVVRPMVFSHQCSPFHSLTENQFEIYPKKGEIWAVYENWNPDECAYNPKCLKECKFHLVEMLSDFSKFSGADIVYLMKRDGFRSVFERQTIELRPTVCQIPSNNLYSFSHNIPAYRIMGGDGKAVFELDQLALPDGMVVATDTQIILKKRNINVSTHFTPQKQLPSLGSYPDSKTLKHKWSPNDFCAGQVWSVFCAKDSMPRQYIQINGVISEKQVSVTLLEPLPVLRHDIEWKKKNLPIVCGLFELCKTSVILEPSYVSILIEPQRSLPKPYFIIYPKKGEVWAMYKNWNNEWNQNDYRNCEYFVVEILSELFNEDGMRIAKLVKVENYATFFQRQRDNGFDIVRTVLQAEMLSFSHRIPAFKVPEISQYGVSEDSWHLDPNALPSNS
- the LOC123216811 gene encoding uncharacterized protein LOC123216811 isoform X1, with the translated sequence MQNNWRMNDDKLKALQEKCVAQSMMLNEEYVSAREKLLIAQQLCPTLDYIDSMLNVCDILILAAGFELSDCEIDDFCVHHLFMPSVTHSDTVFQYQKLLTSLQVIKDEFPGTELAIQFLQNAFSNLSDRGKRSEYYFQQDASLAGQLTFKCHTVSSSEILGTGSIEGVSMEVTSEKSGNHEPCVLPYHDVDEQDDIITHQASLALPRLNQEFYNFENDRKVEFLRAGQIWATYYQASVPYRYALVNSNNNFDLIVTWLKPKIGSSNEKTWYFSGLPVGCGTFDLSPERNDVVRPMVFSHQCSPFHSLTENQFEIYPKKGEIWAVYENWNPDECAYNPKCLKECKFHLVEMLSDFSKFSGADIVYLMKRDGFRSVFERQTIELRPTVCQIPSNNLYSFSHNIPAYRIMGGDGKAVFELDQLALPDGMVVATDTQIILKKRNINVSTHFTPQKQLPSLGSYPDSKTLKHKWSPNDFCAGQVWSVFCAKDSMPRQYIQINGVISEKQVSVTLLEPLPVLRHDIEWKKKNLPIVCGLFELCKTSVILEPSYVSILIEPQRSLPKPYFIIYPKKGEVWAMYKNWNNEWNQNDYRNCEYFVVEILSELFNEDGMRIAKLVKVENYATFFQRQRDNGFDIVRTVLQAEMLSFSHRIPAFKVPEISQYGVSEDSWHLDPNALPSNS